In the genome of Oryzias melastigma strain HK-1 linkage group LG19, ASM292280v2, whole genome shotgun sequence, the window TATCTATagatgatcatatattacctttggaacattaacaaatacattatttatgaaatattagttattttttgtgtgttttttcctacatggaagtaaaacgactcgattcctgaagctccacctgccGCTGCATGTGGCTGCCGTctatttcatgacgtcatcatagagtttttctttcttcgtTTCTCCCACGACAATAAACAGtacccattttttttcaaagatggatgcacatgccatatctgcctttagtaggcccagccatcactacactggtttacaacacaaatacactcagtGTCTGAACAACTGTGCCCGACTGGGTGGTGGTGTGGTCCTAAAGGAGCCCTACGTCTAAagcagtggtgtcaaactcaatcgcacaggaggtcaaaatccaaaacacatcttaagtCGCCTGccgaataggataaacatttactgaacactctaaaactaaatttttaaaactttaaaaccgtaactttttttcatagttaTAAACGAGATCTATAGCATTACATgccataatgctagtgtgaatgctgtgagctgaatttggtcactgaacatgctagtgctgatagttaaagaggctgaaattgatagctaaaaacgctgaagctgatagctgaaaatgctgaagttgatagctgaaaatgctgaagttgatagctgaaaacgctgaaggtggtagctgaaaacgctgaagttgatagctgaaaacgctgaaggtcgtagctgaaaacactgaagttgattgctgaaaaaAACGGAAatgtaatagctgaaaacactgaagctgatagccagctgaaatattagataaatgcctagccctaaaaaactaaagaaaaaaaacttaggtagccaaaacaactggcatggagctgaaaaaaatagctaaacatcaaaatatcctaaaaaacagaaaaaaatctaaattagccaaaacagctaacatgtaattgaacaaacagctaaaattagaaatatcctaaaaaacttttaaaagcctaaattagccaaaacagctactgtgtaactattagctaaactccaaaacagcctaaaaaccaccaaaaaaacctccaaaaaccaaaataactaaagcagctagcatgtagctgaaatattagctaaacgaaCCCCTGTTTGAACtgaaatttattgaagacaggacacagtTGGAAGACATACGgtgttctgcatctaaaatgaaaacttttttgctgatcaccgctagctccgtggagaaactgagtgttggtgttagactggggacgGTGCTGTCACagtagactcttcctggaaggggctgtctCACAATGTTACGTCAGATcgtgagaacccgctcgtttttgtgggtatgggaggacctgctgctgagagcgcagcttttttagaggattactcagaaatgcatgaacggatcgaAATCCCCATATGGGGTTCTTTATATTAAGGAATGagcagtataatacacttaaaacctcaaaaagttgttttcatggtatggcccctttaagataagataaaaaaaataaatgaaccagGAAAGTGTTGGAGCAGCTCTGCGGACAGCGTGCAGATGTATGGCTCAGAAATGGTCGCAGATTTCCTCTGGCATCTCTCAGCTGCACGTACATCCCTTGAAGTTGTCAGTGCTCTCAATTTATTGCTATTTGTGAGTCACTCAACTTATTGATTTTCCTATATCCCTGTGCCAGTAAGTGCTGTCCGAGGTCTGCCATATAGGATGCAAGAGTAATCCAGAGGCAGCAGGAAGTCCAATACATTAACTAAAAAGTCATCATGTTGATGCTTTCTCAGTATTGATTGCATTGATCGCATGACATGaatatggaataaaaaaatgctaaatggaTGCTGAAATGAAGAATGTCCTGTAATCAACagatgcatttgtttttaaatcgaATCCTAAAGTACTCTTCTTGTTTCAGTCTGCCTCACAGCGTCAAGGCGAGCCTGTCTCTCTCTCCTTCGGGACCGGGACGAGTGGGGAGCGGCGGAGGCTCACCCACATCTAAAGTGGGATGTTGTGGAGGGGTGCCGGTGGAAGACATGGAGGCGTTGGCCATCACTTCCCTATCGGCGGCAGATGTGGCCAAGCAGTACGAGCACATCAGTGAGCTCGGGAAGGGAACCTACGGGAAGGTGGACCTGGTGGCTCACAGAACCCAGGGTGTGTAAGAAAAACtcagtttgttatttttttaggctttttaaagctcaaacaaaaacatttctacttagtagttgctgaagatgctgaagctttttgctgaaaatgttgacacAATTTACATGAActgctgaagagatttgctgaaaatgcaaaagctatttgcagaatttttaattgctaaaagactggaaatttcattaaaagaactatgaaagagcactgaagttgacctacatttctgaaaatttctTGTAATATTGCTTAagaatccctaatacatgccaattttgcaaaaaaatatttagtgtgttgctcaAACAtcatgagctaaactccaaattggccccaaaaaactttagtagatgccaaattagccaaaaaagctagcacatttcctcagtaatctaaattaatcaaacatgttgctaaaatattagctaaactctgaattaaccccccaaaaaacctcagtagataacaaattagccaaaaacgttagcatattcttaaataattagcataaaaaacctcagttgatgccaaattcgCCAGAAAAGCTAGCCAATTGCTTAAATAACAGCTGGACTCCATAATAGCtaaaaattcctcagtgaacttaattattcaaaaacgttagcctgttgctaaaatattagctaaactccaaattagcgttaaaaaccccagtagataataaatcagcgaaaaatgttagcatgttgctaaagtactagctatactccaaaattgccaaaaattcctcggtaaactattttagttaaaaacgttagactgttgctaaaatattagctgaactccaaatcagcctaaaaaaccccacagtagataacaaattagccaaaaaatagctcatttcttaaatactagctaaactccaaattagccaaaaattcctcagtaaactaatttagtcaaaaacgttagcctgttgctgaaatagtagttaaactcaaaattggcaTAAGAAACcctgtagataacaaattagccaaaaaagctagcttgttgtttaaatactagctaaactcccaaatagcctaaaagtcctcagtaaactaaattagtcaaaaacgttagcctgttgctaaaatagaagctaaactctaaatgagcctaaaaacctcagtagataacaaattagtcaaaaacgttagcatgttgctaaaatattaggtaaactccaatttttttttttttaattgctctaaaagatgaaaacatagccgaggggatatatttaaaggcttattcctaatctacttaaatttttgaaatttgaagactttcttatgGATTTattatggggcatattttgctcaaagtttgaaaaactataaagtttatgaataccaaaaatacaagccgtaatgtcctgaacaagctgaacgttttcataccaagattgctgaaatagctgaaggtgtggttgagtttttacatgcagaaagaaggaggagaatcactgtagtgtgaatgcttactaagcattcacacaaatatgcTCTCCCCGCCACAGATCTGTAAACAACAAGCAAGATCTTTCCGGTGCGGGGtcgtaaatatttaaaattacattgcagcaaaaaatgaGACAACTCTTCAAAAGTAACCCTGTGCTTTTTGACATGAAGAGTTTATTCGTCAAACAAGTGTAGTACATCGGAATCTTCACCGTTTGTTCCCGTCTTCTTGTTTCCTGTAGGCACCAAAATGGCCCTGAAGTTCGTTACCAAGAACAAGACGAAGCTCAAGAGCTTCCTGCGGGAGTACAGTCTAACAGGCTCACTCAGCTGCAGCCCTTTCATCATCAAAGTCCTGGACGTGCTTTTTGAGACGGAGGACAGCTACGTGTTTGGACAAGAATATGCCCCCGCCGGAGACCTTTTCGACATCATACCCCCACAGGTAGCGCCGCCATCTCCCTACATCAACCACCATCCTTACCCAACCCACACCAATCAGTCACAATGATCACACGCAATGGCTTTAACAAGCTCTTCTGGGATTGCAGTCTCGCTTGTGTCCTGACTTTTTTGGGTCCTCACTTTGCTTTAGTGCTCTCCCAGTTGATATTTGACTTCAAAAGACTTTTGAaagattcattaaaaacatggcAGTCAAATTTAGAGCTTTTCCTCTCTGGAGCATGCTTCTTCATGCATTTTAATGTGCCAAAGTGCTCTTTGTTTCTGTCTTCTCGTAGGTTGGCCTGCCAGAGGAAATGGTCAAACGATGCATGCAGCAGCTCGGTTTGGCCTTGGACTTCATGCACAGTAAAAACCTGGTCCATCGGGACGTCAAGCCGGAAAATGTGCTCTTGTTTGACCGAGAATGCCGGCGGATCAAGCTTGCTGACTTTGGGATGACCAGGCGTGTCGGCTGCCGGGTGAAACGCGTGAGCGGCACCATCCCTTACACGGCGCCGGAGGTGTGCCGGGCCAGCCGAGCCGAGGGTTTCCTCGTGACTACCAGTCTAGACGTGTGGGCATTTGGCGTGCTGGTGTTCTGCATGCTGACGGGGAATTTTCCGTGGGAGGCGGCGTTGCCCACCGATGCCTTTTACGAGGAGTTTCGGCGCTGGCAGAAAGCAGGGTGCCCTGTGGGAACCTACCCGTCTCAGTGGCGCCGCTTCACTGATGACGCTTTGCGTATGTTCCAGAGATTGCTCTCCGCCGAGCCGGAAAAGCGCTGCGGGGTGAAGGACGTGTTCTGCTTCATCAAGTACGAGCTGGTCAGCGAGCTCCGGCGCCGAGCCTCCTATAGAGCAAAGAGGAACGAGCGGTCCAGCTCTGGCGTGTGCACCGGAACCTGCGCTCCCTCCTCATCGTCTTCACGTTCTTCCCACAGACACCCAGAACCCTCCACCCCTCCAGGGACCACTTGTCTGCGCCCGGCGCCGCTCAAACGCAGCGTCCTCTCCGACCCGCTGTCTCCCAGAGAGGAGTCTGGGCAGCACCAGGCCTCGGGCCGCGACAAGAACAAAAGCCAGATGGTGATGGCAACAGCTATAGAGATCTGCGTGTGACCGCGCTCATATTAATGCAGGAAAACAGATGGCTTTTTACAAACACTTTGACGAGGTGTGAACGACTACCGCCGTGAACCTGGTGGAAAAGGAGAAGTACTTCAACCATGAACGAGAAGCTCAGGATCCCACCCCAGGCTGCGGAGAAAGACTCAATCAATCAAAACGAAGTGACAGACTGTCTCTGACTTCAACGCCATTTAGGGTTTGATTTGTGACCAAAGACTGCTTCCTGCAGAGAAGCCATGCAGATGGCGCTTCTCCGAGCTGCCACCCGTGTTCTTCTGCTCAAACACTGCGGTGGCGTTACAACTTCACTCCATTTCTTTACACTTCAGTGTGTATTTAGCTCCATAACTTAGTGAATACGAGAACTATAACCCTTCcaggatcagtaaaaagtacaTCACAGATGTAGCAGTTTGTGTTTTAACTGACTCAACGACAGGCGTCAACTCAGGACTCTTCCATTAATCTCTTCATGTTAAATGTTTCACCATCATTTTTTCCCaagtgaaaaagtaaaaaaaaaagtatctgtgTGAGAGGGAGGTAGGAACATGCGTCTTAAAtgctaaagcacattttttttattgtagtagAACTTAGAAAAAACATCTTGTACATAACTGGATATTCCTGACGTGATCAGGTAGTTCAACCATGTAGCTGTGTTTTCTACCAGAGGGAAGAATAGAATTCTACGTGTATTTTTGGGGTGAAACACTGTATGTAGCagcaaaatatgacaataatATATGTATAAGAACCAATGAAATGTATAGATGTTGAAATAGATACCACTGTAGCAgctttatttgagttttttttatttttactgagaaTTTACCACAATCTGTTTGAAATTtcctcacattttttatttaattagctTTTAATTGAGGTGTTCTTCATTGACAACACCCTCCAAATGCGATGTATGTTGTGTGCATCTGCACTTAAGGAGATGAATCTGAAGGGGCGACTCCTCCAGGTACAACAAGAGGACGCAGCAGGACACTTGAACGCATTCTAATTGTAACACATGTTGCCAGGATGAAGAACGTGACAATCGAAGGCGTTTTATGgccagaaaacaaacacaaaaaaaatttaaaataattaattcagaATTTACTGCAGTGTTAAATCCTTAATAACTGGGATTTATGGTTGCAGATAAAAAGAGCCATATTTGTCAAATACGCACTGAGGCTTTTATTACACAAAAgctaattttaaaattacatttgggATCAAAATTAGCTCAATATATGAAAATGTAcattcaaatattttgatttttcacggtaaatttactaaaataacTGATTTCTTGAGTGGTTTTGCTTAGCTAAATTCATTTACTttaagtaaacatttatttttctatggttttcattttgcatttaatttcttttactaatttgtttcaaaaaaatctttttttttaactctctttTTGCCTTCCCAATTAAGTACTATTATTATATTCGGGATTTGAAGGTTGcttggtttaattttaaatttattgaacaaaacaacatttttttaaactttaaaaatgtaactttttaacattactatgaataaaaacagacgggaatattattccagaataaatcaacttaaaccttaaataacttttaatatttttaccttaattaaaatatattttgtcaaaattatacgagttagaaaaaaacacaagttaacattggaccattaaaaacattaaaataaaatgatctggagggctggatagaattactcggcgggcctttactttgacacttTTTAGACAAACGTatacaaacaacacaaaagtggaaacagacaaaaacagaaaagcaaatattgtaaaagagaaaaaaatctctataaaatacacaagaaatacagtatttagggaaattaggaaaatattaaaataaagccATACAGATAAATTATACTGATTTATAATgagattcttattttttttattctgttggtaattttgttattaatttagCTATCACCaatttgaaattttttaataattccatAAAGTTTTTGGCTCAATCAATCTTttcaatttagaacattttgaaatttaaagctATAAACTTTAGTGATAAACTGTTTAATTAGACCGCTAGTTAGCTGTACACTACTCAAAATACCACATTACAAtgtaattaatgtttttttttaataatgtttgaataaaaaggcTTTATCtgtattacaaaaaattaataaaaccacAAAGACCCAGGTTCAATACTTTTACTCCCACTTGAATTTGTCTTTATTCCATCCCTCATGatctacatttctttttctctcccCCCTTTATCACCCCAAGATGGCTCATCAcctctgttgccatggtgacggAACTGCCACCCAGCACAGTTTACGTCCCCCCCCTCCCATCATGACCGTGAAGTCTAATTGAGCTCCAATGAAACAACTGGTGTCTGTCCTTCTTTAATCTACAGAGTGGCTTTCCGTGTTATGCTAGATGAGattatttctgctttaatttgaactttttcctcCGACTTTAAAGAGGTTTGTCCCATTTGACCCAATTAcgttttttcccttcttttctgtttcagtcTACATCAGGGAGAAATCTGCTTGTGTCAAAAGAATGATGAAACGTACGGCAGAAAATAATAGTTCTAACAGCgttctttttttacttgaagCACATTCCCAACACATTAATATGATATTTAATAGATTTTAGGCATCCATTTGTGTCAGAgattaaacagattttattctgaacatcaaaactcgttttttttttttgcctaaagaATTCTATATTGAGAAGTTCACCCTTACAgtaattttattcttaacaaattaaaagcaaaatttatttttatctttttatttaattttttttttacaaatacttGCCCTATAATATCAAATTCAAATgcctaattttaagtttaataacACAAGGCCAAAACATATAATACgtcttaattaaaataaaaatgaaaatgaacttaaaagtttagcttttctgCTTAAAATCAACACTCATTAAATtgctattattatttaaaaatatatatttttttgctcgTGTAAAATAGAATTACAAATATTATTTCTTAAGATTTACTCACATTTGCTCATCCTGATTCCATCTCGAAGAGTTTTCTCAAAgcacattatttttatgttataattGTATCTAtaatctttaacaaaatgttattaTATGTGAAAATAAATTTATGCACCACCTCTAATGCctccatttttttgtaatttaagcTCAACATTGTGTGGTGTACAGACGACGACCGTATGAAGGTCTTCCTGACTGATGTGGTTTCCTGAGGCTTCACATTCAAACTACTTTAATGTTCTGGACTTTGTCTGAAAAGCCCAATTAGCACATGTGTAGATGGGCCGGTTTCGGAGAGCAAAGGAGTTCAAGGGCAGCTGGAATGAGGATGCTGTCATCTCGCAGCCGCTTCACGCCGCCTCTCAGCTCTTGAGTCACAGAATGGGGATGACGCCGTCATCAGGGTGAATTCAGACAGGGGCAGTAAGTGGTGTTCTGACACTGAAAGATTATCAGCTCAATCGGAGGAAAAGGCATGAAGGAAGGTCAATTATGACTCTATTTGTTTGTTGGCAGATTAAAGGATACATTATTGGGGGTTTCTCAAAGATCCCCTTTTTCTTACAATTGTTGTTGGAGACCTCAACGTTTTTCTAACTGCCCCTGCTCAGCCCTGTTGGATTATTCTGGAGCTTTTAAAAGACTCCCCACTAAACTAAATTGCTTCCCAGGACGGGAGAGAGCTGGCTATTACGCCTATAGTTGGTGACCCGTGAGAGCGCACAGCAAGGAAAGTGATCTCTGTGGATGCAGCTGTCTCTGAGATCAAGCAGTAAATCCTCTTCGGTTACGCTCTTTCAGCAAGGCCTGAGAACACGAGGTGACCGTACAGGCCTGATGGGGAGACCGTTTCCTGGCCTGATTCTGTTCCTGTTCACGCCAGTAAAtcacatgtaaaataaataaaattaggagacttGTTCGTCATGGAAATATTATACGTTTATTGTAGGAAATTTGGTAAATTTCAAAAGAGAGAATTTGATAATGAGCAAATtatctaaatcaggggtgttgaactcaatcgcacatgggaccaaaatccaaaacataccttaggacgaacaggataaacatttattgaacactaaaacgaaatattaactttaaaactctaattttttaaaataattatgaactagatatatagcattacctgcaataatgctagtgtgaatgctgtaagctgaatttggctgctgaagatgctgaaattgatagctaaaatttctgaaactaatagctgaaaacgctgaagttgatagctgaaatcactgaagctaatagctgaaaacgcttaagctgatagctgaaattgctgaaactgatagctaaaatcactgaagttgatagctgaaatcactgaagctaatagctgaaaatgctgatgctgatagctgaaatcactgaagttgataggtgaaatcactaaagctaatagctgaaatcactgaagctgataactgaaattgctgaagctgatagctgaaattgctgaagctgatagctgaaattgctgaaactgatagctgaaattactaaagctaatagctgaaatcactgaagctgatagctgaaatcactgaagttgatagctaaaatcactgaagctgatagctgaaattgctgaagctgatagctgaaattgctgaagctgatagctgaaattgctgaaactgatagctaaaatcaatgaagttgatagctgaaatcactgaagctaatagctgaaaatgctgatgctgatagctgaaatcactgaagttaataggTGAAAtaactaaagctaatagctgaaatcactgaagctgatagctgaaatcactgaagttgatagttgaaatcactaaagctgatagctgaaattgctgaagctgatagctgaaattgctgaagctgatagctgaaattgctgaaactgatagctgaaatcactaaagctaatagctgaaatcactgaagctgatagctgaaatcactaaagctgatagctgaaattgctgaaactgatagctaaaatcactaaagctaatagctgaaatcactaaagctaacagctgagtgtccgccctgagattggaaggtcgtgggttcaaatcctggccgagtcataccaaagactctaaaaatgggacccattGGCTCACTGCTCAGTACTAAGGAGCTGGAttggttaaaccaccaaatggatCCCGAacacggctgtgtctgcagctcaccgctcccccaggggatgggtcaaatgcggagaacaaatttcacacacttgggtgcgtgacaaatagtgggacatTAACTttaacgctaaagctgatagccagctaaaatttgagcgaaatgccaaattggccgaAACAGCTtggatgtagctgaaaaaattgctaaatttcaaaatcgccttaaaaactgaaaaaagactaaattagccaaaacagctaaaatatagtatacattttagctaaaccgaaaatgctgaagctgatagctgaaattactgaagttgatagctgaaatcactgaagctaatagctgaaatcactgaaactaatagctgaaaatgctaaagctgatagccagctgaaatatgagttgaatgccaaattagccaaaaaaataaataaataaataaaacgtagGTTccccaaaaccgctagcatgtagctgaaaaaataagtaaacttaaaattagcctaaaaaaatcttggtaaattccaaaatagtccaaaagtcAGTGGtgcatttttaatagttttagtcgcttttatattgtgtttggtGCAATTTCAGTAGTTTTAACTATCTGGCTATGATTCctgtattcattttatttgtctttattaatCTCAATCTTGCccgcaactcagaggcaaatttaaatggactactgctgctctgcagaagctatgtcttagaaaaagaaaacatccatatatatatatatatataatgaagcCATAGCCAGTGGGAACCCTTctaaattagatcaaaagattgtCAAAATAGGAATTTAACTGGGTGAACttagcaaaagaaaagcacaaagagGCAAAAACTCTGCATAAAATACATACTGGGACAACAGCACAGATCACAGTTTGTAATATTTTacaaagtcaacaaaaaagaaagaaaattaatccCATTAAACTAATTTGCAGGAAACCAAATAATGTTGCTTTCTTTACAGTAACATTAGAAAAATAtggttaaaagttacagtaaatcaaagatcataaacactggagctccggtgttaaaggttttaaaattctTACAACATTATAACCtgctttaatgtaaaaaaagaagtgtaTTTCAAGGTCATTCAGTTGATTTAACATAATTTCTGTTGGGAAATTTTAACAAACTTCTTGTCTTGATGTCTTGTAGcatttctaatttttaataaaaattctgcagcttttttttattacattttttacaaatctaAAATTAATGTATGTGACTTGGTAAAATGAAGCAGCACTGTAGATGTTCTGAGGCCCAAACGTTCTGAGCTGGAGCACCCAAACCTCTGAGCATCATTACTTCTGCTCATTTTAACACCATAAGGAACACACTGTCCAACATGAAATCTCCAGTGCCATGTCAGCCTCCTGCCTCTGCAGATGAATCATTCCCAACATGTCAGATATAGAAggaatttctttgatttttaccTGGATTTTTGGTGGTAAGGCGTTTGAAAGTTGGAAACTCGGTCAGGAAAAGGGTGTTTTCCTTCAACTTTAGAAGACAAAAGACAGGAGAGGAAGGAAGAATGTCAGAGGAGGCTGTGATATAAGGAGAAGCTTCAAGAGGCGTTGATGCGTTGTTCTAAACTGTGGGAAGTCACTCTTCACACGATTGTCTGCAGCATAATGAGCCATAATATATTGGTGCATTCAATAATACTGCAAACTGCATGTGTGAAGCTtgaggcattaaaaaaaaaaaaaaaaaagcggtgCACAAACCTTCAGACGGAGTGTGGTCGTCTGCCACCATTGCTATAGCAACTGAGGTGATCCCAATTTAGAAGAGCAGTGAAATgctattctttttttagaaaCCGTCCCCATGTTTCTTGCCATGAGAGCACAGCTtttgctgtttgtgtgtttttaaagggggttgaaaataaggaaacactttttcctttAGAACGGATGTCTCTCTTGCACGTCTAATTAAATGTTGGTGGCTTGTTGTCGGTGTTTGCATACGTGAGTTTGAAGCTGTGGAGCTTGTCATGTTCTGGATAGTGACAAtgtaaagcacatgtgtcaaagtctaggcccaagggccagatccggccctccgtgtaattccatccgg includes:
- the si:ch211-183d21.3 gene encoding serine/threonine-protein kinase SBK1 isoform X2; this encodes MEALAITSLSAADVAKQYEHISELGKGTYGKVDLVAHRTQGTKMALKFVTKNKTKLKSFLREYSLTGSLSCSPFIIKVLDVLFETEDSYVFGQEYAPAGDLFDIIPPQVGLPEEMVKRCMQQLGLALDFMHSKNLVHRDVKPENVLLFDRECRRIKLADFGMTRRVGCRVKRVSGTIPYTAPEVCRASRAEGFLVTTSLDVWAFGVLVFCMLTGNFPWEAALPTDAFYEEFRRWQKAGCPVGTYPSQWRRFTDDALRMFQRLLSAEPEKRCGVKDVFCFIKYELVSELRRRASYRAKRNERSSSGVCTGTCAPSSSSSRSSHRHPEPSTPPGTTCLRPAPLKRSVLSDPLSPREESGQHQASGRDKNKSQMVMATAIEICV
- the si:ch211-183d21.3 gene encoding serine/threonine-protein kinase SBK1 isoform X1; its protein translation is MQDHGGERQVASSLPHSVKASLSLSPSGPGRVGSGGGSPTSKVGCCGGVPVEDMEALAITSLSAADVAKQYEHISELGKGTYGKVDLVAHRTQGTKMALKFVTKNKTKLKSFLREYSLTGSLSCSPFIIKVLDVLFETEDSYVFGQEYAPAGDLFDIIPPQVGLPEEMVKRCMQQLGLALDFMHSKNLVHRDVKPENVLLFDRECRRIKLADFGMTRRVGCRVKRVSGTIPYTAPEVCRASRAEGFLVTTSLDVWAFGVLVFCMLTGNFPWEAALPTDAFYEEFRRWQKAGCPVGTYPSQWRRFTDDALRMFQRLLSAEPEKRCGVKDVFCFIKYELVSELRRRASYRAKRNERSSSGVCTGTCAPSSSSSRSSHRHPEPSTPPGTTCLRPAPLKRSVLSDPLSPREESGQHQASGRDKNKSQMVMATAIEICV